The window TTCTGACAACAGCATGATCATCGCATAATAAAATTTTAATCAAGCCCAATTCCCCCTCATTTAGATTACCAATCTAAATACAACAAGGGGATTGCGTTACGCAAGCCCCTTTTTTCATTATTCTACTATAACGGTAGGGAAAACTCTATAGCAGTCCCGTCCTTGACTTTAGATGATATGGAACAGCTTCCACCTATCAAATCCATTCTCTCAATCATGGATGCAAGGCCTGTGGACTGCTTCATAGCTGTTTCCACTTCAAACCCCTTGCCGAAATCGTGAATGGAAATAAATAATCCTTCTGTTTTCCAAGCAAATGTGATGCTTGCCTGAGTCGTATCAGCATGCATCGCAATATTATTCAATGCCTCCTGACAGACTCGAAAAAGAGTGATTCTTTCTTTTTCCGGGAGATCCACTTCATCTCCTGAGACGTTAAATTCCACTTCAATACCGTAGGTTGACGTATACAGCTTTAAATAGGTTTTCATAGCTGAAAGCAGCCCAAGTGTCGTGAGAGTAGGAGGATGTAATTCAACAGCCAAAAGTCTTACTTCTTGAATGGTCTTTTCCATCAATTGAGTCATATCCTCCATATACCCTTTCATAGACTGGTCAACTGTTGTTTCAATTAGCTGCATACCTGTATAAAGACTATATAGAGTTTGACCCACTCCTTCATGAAGCTCAAGAGCAATTCGTTTAAGCTCCTGTTCCTGTGCTTGAATAATGTAGGAACTTACGGTATTCTTTGCCGGCTGTGGTTTCATTCCATCCCTCCTTTCTCTAGCTACCTTCTATTCCAATAAAGCGGCATCATGTCTAGGCTCTTTTTACTCTATTATTAAGCACGTTTAATCTAGATTCTTTAGCTGAACTGTGCATTCCCTTTTTTGTTATAGCTATTTTTTCCTGGTAATACATCCAGATTACAAGTATTAAGCTAGCAAGCGCAACCTCTGATAAGGCCATAAAGCCAATTGCATAGTGGCCCGTTATATTAAATAATACTGACAATAGGATTGGCGGGAAAAAGCCTCCTAATCCACCCATCATGGAAACAATTCCATTCGCAATACCTGCTTGCTTTTGAAAATACATTGGCATTAATTTAAATATAACACCATTCCCTACTCCAGCACAAAAAGCGATGGTCAAGCAGCCTACAGTATACCATGCAATGGATGGAGCCAATGATAGGATAATAGCTGAAATGGTATAGACCCCAAATGTGAACATGAGCAAAATTAATGAATGGAAACGGTCTGCCAGCCAGCCGCCCACTGGACGCATAACAGTAGCCACTGCAATAAATACAGCTGTTCTAATCCCCGCATCTACCTTTTCTAATTCAAAATTCGTAACAAGGAAGTTTGGTAAATAAACGGTAAAGGCAACGAAGGAACCGAATGTGATAAAGTAAAATAAGCTTAAAAGCCATAGCTTTTCATTTTTATAAATGCCTTTAATTTGTTCAACAAGTGAAGTTTTTACCTTTGGCTCCTTCCTATCCCCTAAGAAGAAGTTAGCTGCAATGAAGATTGCCAGAAGAACTAAGTAGAATTGTACGGTAGTAGTCCAGCCAAATTTCTCAGCAAGCATAGGTGCCGCAAATGTCGAGATAGCCGTTCCTATATTACCAGCACCATAAATACCGTTTACTAACCCTAGACGTTCCTTTGGGTAATATTTCGGTAAAGATGTTACTCCGACAGAGAAAACTGCCCCTGCAATCCCAAGGAATAGTCCACCAATTAGGAGATCTGTCAGGGAGTCGGCAGCACTAATATAATAAACAGGAAATAATAGGAGGATAAAGCTGAGTAAGAACATTACTCTAGCCCCAACCTGGTTCGCATAGAACCCTAAAGGAACCCTCAGTACAGAACCTAATACGACAGGCAAAGCCGTGACAAGGGCAAGCTTACTTTCGGGAATCGCAATATCTTCTTTAATAAACGGCATTAATGAGGATAATAAAACCCAAATCATAAATCCGGCGATTAAGTTCATCGTTTGTAATGGAAGCTGGATTTTCTTAATCATTTTGTTCACGCTCTTTCTTTATTACATAATATAATTCAGATTGTTGATCATAGGCAGTCCAGGCGTTATCAGCTAGTGAAACATTAGCTGTTAATGGAACCGCGAAAAATTGTCGAAGGTCAAAATAAATACGTAAATGAGTTTGATCCGGACATATTTCAAGCCTTTGAATTTCCTTCGGCACAAATGGAGCCTGCTCTTCACCCTCTTTATCCAGGATGGCAACTATAACCTTTTTTGAAATGAACGATTGTAAATCTTCCATCTTAATATGTTCCACAGCTGCCGCATCCTCTCTTCGCAGGATATACATTCATCTGATAGCCCTGCAAATACTGCCAGAATTCTTCATCTGCGTGCTCTTCAATAAACTCAATGGTTTCCTCTTCTGACTGCCATCTGCTCATACCTTTTACTTCAGCGACGACAATTTCAATTCCATCTTCTGTTTTTTCATCTAAGTACCAATTCAGACGAATATCTTTAAAAAGTTCTGTAAGCAATCGATCAATTTCAACTGCGAAATCTCCTGCTTTCTCTCTTACAAAACAAAAATCAAGGTATGTTTCACTGTTCATAGGATTCACGCCTTTGCATTTATCGTTTTTTTGTATACAAATATTGCAGTCGGGAAAAGAAAAATGTTTAATCCCCCAAAGATTAATGTATTAATATAGTTTTCATAATAATATTGATGAACCATGTACTGAGTAAAAATGACATTCAGCATCAAAATGATGCATAGTACGGCTACACCCAAAACCCTAAGCTTCATAACGTTTCACCCTCACCGCATAAACTGCTCCATTTTCAACCTTTAACTGAATCTCAGGAAGAGGACGACGCGGAGGTCCTGCAATCGGAACGCCTGTCTCAACATCAAATTTACCATGGTGACAAGGACACAACATGACATTCTGTTCCTTTTTCCAAAACACTGGACAGCGAAGATGTGTACAGGCATTTTGATAGGCAACATATTTATTCTCTGCCAATCTGACTAATAGGGCATCATCATGTTCACCAGGGAAAGCAAACTCGACTGCTTCACCAACAGGAATGTCACTGATATCTGTAATCTTTTGATGCGGATATTCCTTATCGCCAAGCCCCATCAATTCCTTGGCAGCTACAGCTCCCCATGGAAGGGAGGAAACAGCAAATGCACCCGCTGCCCCCACTAGGGTTTTCATAAATCCGCGTCTATCTAGCTTTCTTTCATTATTCCGCTCAATATTATGTGTATAATTATCCTCATTAAAGGGAATTTTATTATTTTTATCCGATGGCATCTGATTACCTCCTAGAACAGCTTTGTTGTACCCTGTAAAATACCAGGCAAATTGACTTTTACATTCGTTTCGCCTTCAAGATATGGCAGGCTTGTCACCCACATATCATTATCCAGGTTGAATTGTTGTTTCTTATTCTCAATCTCTTCATCTGTCAGCCATTGAAGCGTGTTGGTTGGGCAGACACTCGCACACATTGGCGGGATATTATCCTTTGTCCGGTCAATACATAAATCACATTTATACATTAGGTTTTGCTCGGTATCGAACTTCGGTATGCCGTATGGACAGGCAATCGTACAGTTTTGACAGCCAATACATTTTTCCACTAATGCGGATAGAACGGCACCTGTTTCGTGAATTTGGATTGCCTGGGCCGGACAGCTCCTTGCACATGCCGGGTTTACACAATGAAGGCACATAAGCGGCATCGTCTGTCGGTCCTTAAGAGGATTTACATCATATACATAGTTTCGATTCCGCTCTTCATGTCCACCGCACTGTGTACAGGCGGCTAGACAAGAACGACAGCCGATACAATTTTCTAATTCGATATATAGCCTTTTTTGCACTTATAGCACCTTCTTTACTTCAACTTTTTCCAATTGAGCTGCACAAGCCTTAAACTCCGGCATCCGTGACATCGGGTCAAGCGCTGCAATGGTTAATAGATTAATAGATTGTTCGTGACCAAAATGATACGGAACAAAAACAGTATCTTTTCTAATTGCTTCTGTTATTTTCACTTTATAAATAGCCTCGCCTCTTCTTGTAAACAAGCGGACCCTTTCTTCATGTTCCATATTATATTTTGCTGCTGTTTCAGGATGCACCTCGACATATGGCTCCGGGCACATATCACGTAAGAACTGAATACGTCTTGTCTGATTCCCTGATAAATAATGATAAACAACACGACCTGTCGTTAAGCGAAGCGGATATTCCTCACAAGGCTCCTCTGCCGGCGGACGGTAAGGCAAAGCACAAATTTTCGCTTTTCCATCGGGATGGTAGAATTTTTTATCTAAGAACATATGAGGTGTTCCTTGATCATTTTCATCCTTACATGGCCAAAATACTCCATCTTGTTTATCGATTTTGTCCCAAGTAGCACCATAGTAATCCGCATAGCCGCCTTTACTGGCTAATCTGAATTCATCAGCTACATCCTTTGCTGTTTTCAAGTGAGAGAAGTATTTTCCTCTTCCTAGACGTTCGGCAAGCTCTACCTGCATTTGCCAATCCGGCTTTGATTCGCCGATTGGTTCCTGTGCTTTGTTAATTTTAATGATACGACCTTCTAAGTTTGTCACGGTTCCTTCGTCTTCTGACCAAGTAACAGATGGCAGGATGACATCGGCAAACTCTGCTGATTCCGATAAATAGAAGTCAGCACATACCATGAAATCCAAGCCTTTTAGTGCTTTTCGAACAAAGTTTAGATTTGGCGCAGATACGGCTGGATTTGAACATAACAGATACAAGCCGCGGATGGTTTTTTGTTCCATCAACTCAAACATCTCATAAGCTGATACCCCTGGCTGCGGCATTTCCTCTGGTGTTATGCCCCATACCTCACATACCTCTTCTACATGTTTTGGATTGGTAAGTTTACGATAGCCTGGTAATAGGTCTGACTTTTGACCATGTTCTCGTCCGCCCTGTCCATTTCCTTGACCAGTAAAAGTCGCAACACCCGCTTTTGGACGTCCGATTTTACCAGTTACTAAAGCCATATTCGTATAGGCAGAAACATTATCAACACCCTTATGCTGCTGTTCAATACCGCGGGCAAACATCACGACAGCATTCGGAGCTTTTCCGTAAATCTCTGCTGCACGGATGATTTTTTCCGGAGCAACGCCTGTAAGCTGACTCGTATATTCTGGAGTAAACTCTTTTACAAGCTCTTTTGTTTCTTCAAATCCGTTTGTATGGTTCGCAACAAACGCTTCGTCCGCATAACCATTTTGGATTAATAGATTTAAAATACCGTTCGCAAGTGCAAGATCTGTTCCCGGACGCAAATCAAGGTGTACATCGGCTCTTCTTGCTAGCGCTGTTTCGCGGGGATCTGCAACAATGAGGTAGCCCCCTCTTTCCTGTACATGCCACACACGGAACATGGAAGTTGGATGACATTCTGCTGTGTTACTACCAGCAATGAATAAGCAATCTGTTTCATGAATATCTGTCCATGGTAATGTGGAACCTCTGTCCACACCAAATGAACGAAGGAAGCCGCCGGCCGCACTTGACATACAGAATCGTCCATTATAATCGATATAACGTGTACCAAGTGCCACTCGGGCAAACTTGCCTGTTAAATAACATTTTTCATTTGTCATTGATACACCGCTGAAAACAGACAGTGTATCTTTTCCATAGTTGTTTTGCAGCTCGGTAAACTTCTTCGCAATTAAATCATATGCTTCTTCCCAGCTTGCTTCACGAAAGCCCTCTTTCGTTCCTTTCAGCGAAGCATCATCACGAATAAGCGGTTTTAAAATACGATCATCATGGTTTGTCTGCTGGTAGGCTGTAACCCCTTTAGGACACATCTTTCCATGTGTTACAGGCCAGTCATAACGAGGTTCAACCCCGATAATTTTATTCGTTTTTGTATTTACTCTTAAGTTCATCCCGCATTGCATCCCGCAATAGGAGCAATGCGTTTTGATTAAGGTTTCATTTGGATGTCTGACATTCTCTATTTCTCTAAAAAACTTATCCCTTTGCATTCTGGTTTGCCTCCTTCACTTTTACTTCATGGGTAGGGAAACCGGAGAATTGCGCAATCCGGTACTTTCTTCGACATGGAAGACACAGCTCTGCAAGATGGTGGCCTTCCTTCGTTTTAAACTCGATATCGTTCACTCCTAGAACATCAACAACGTCTTTTGACTGTTCTACAGAAACAAATTCATCACCGCACACCTTACATTCTTTCATGGATTGCTCTCCGTAGTGTTCACGGTAGTTTCTTGCCAAGACACTCATAGGACGGAATGGAATATGCGCTAGCTTTCCAAATGGAAGATAAATTAAGGTAATAATAACCGACCATTGATGGATTAAAGACATCGCAGGCTGTCCTGCACCGTGTAAAAACATATTCATAAAGGTTAGGGCTAAACCTGTATAACTTACTAATAACAGCAAATATAATGGAACAAAGTCGTATAAAAACTTTTGCTCTGCT of the Bacillus tuaregi genome contains:
- a CDS encoding sensor histidine kinase translates to MKPQPAKNTVSSYIIQAQEQELKRIALELHEGVGQTLYSLYTGMQLIETTVDQSMKGYMEDMTQLMEKTIQEVRLLAVELHPPTLTTLGLLSAMKTYLKLYTSTYGIEVEFNVSGDEVDLPEKERITLFRVCQEALNNIAMHADTTQASITFAWKTEGLFISIHDFGKGFEVETAMKQSTGLASMIERMDLIGGSCSISSKVKDGTAIEFSLPL
- a CDS encoding nitrate/nitrite transporter: MIKKIQLPLQTMNLIAGFMIWVLLSSLMPFIKEDIAIPESKLALVTALPVVLGSVLRVPLGFYANQVGARVMFLLSFILLLFPVYYISAADSLTDLLIGGLFLGIAGAVFSVGVTSLPKYYPKERLGLVNGIYGAGNIGTAISTFAAPMLAEKFGWTTTVQFYLVLLAIFIAANFFLGDRKEPKVKTSLVEQIKGIYKNEKLWLLSLFYFITFGSFVAFTVYLPNFLVTNFELEKVDAGIRTAVFIAVATVMRPVGGWLADRFHSLILLMFTFGVYTISAIILSLAPSIAWYTVGCLTIAFCAGVGNGVIFKLMPMYFQKQAGIANGIVSMMGGLGGFFPPILLSVLFNITGHYAIGFMALSEVALASLILVIWMYYQEKIAITKKGMHSSAKESRLNVLNNRVKRA
- a CDS encoding QcrA and Rieske domain-containing protein → MPSDKNNKIPFNEDNYTHNIERNNERKLDRRGFMKTLVGAAGAFAVSSLPWGAVAAKELMGLGDKEYPHQKITDISDIPVGEAVEFAFPGEHDDALLVRLAENKYVAYQNACTHLRCPVFWKKEQNVMLCPCHHGKFDVETGVPIAGPPRRPLPEIQLKVENGAVYAVRVKRYEA
- a CDS encoding 4Fe-4S dicluster domain-containing protein, whose protein sequence is MQKRLYIELENCIGCRSCLAACTQCGGHEERNRNYVYDVNPLKDRQTMPLMCLHCVNPACARSCPAQAIQIHETGAVLSALVEKCIGCQNCTIACPYGIPKFDTEQNLMYKCDLCIDRTKDNIPPMCASVCPTNTLQWLTDEEIENKKQQFNLDNDMWVTSLPYLEGETNVKVNLPGILQGTTKLF
- a CDS encoding molybdopterin oxidoreductase family protein, encoding MQRDKFFREIENVRHPNETLIKTHCSYCGMQCGMNLRVNTKTNKIIGVEPRYDWPVTHGKMCPKGVTAYQQTNHDDRILKPLIRDDASLKGTKEGFREASWEEAYDLIAKKFTELQNNYGKDTLSVFSGVSMTNEKCYLTGKFARVALGTRYIDYNGRFCMSSAAGGFLRSFGVDRGSTLPWTDIHETDCLFIAGSNTAECHPTSMFRVWHVQERGGYLIVADPRETALARRADVHLDLRPGTDLALANGILNLLIQNGYADEAFVANHTNGFEETKELVKEFTPEYTSQLTGVAPEKIIRAAEIYGKAPNAVVMFARGIEQQHKGVDNVSAYTNMALVTGKIGRPKAGVATFTGQGNGQGGREHGQKSDLLPGYRKLTNPKHVEEVCEVWGITPEEMPQPGVSAYEMFELMEQKTIRGLYLLCSNPAVSAPNLNFVRKALKGLDFMVCADFYLSESAEFADVILPSVTWSEDEGTVTNLEGRIIKINKAQEPIGESKPDWQMQVELAERLGRGKYFSHLKTAKDVADEFRLASKGGYADYYGATWDKIDKQDGVFWPCKDENDQGTPHMFLDKKFYHPDGKAKICALPYRPPAEEPCEEYPLRLTTGRVVYHYLSGNQTRRIQFLRDMCPEPYVEVHPETAAKYNMEHEERVRLFTRRGEAIYKVKITEAIRKDTVFVPYHFGHEQSINLLTIAALDPMSRMPEFKACAAQLEKVEVKKVL